A section of the Acidobacterium capsulatum ATCC 51196 genome encodes:
- a CDS encoding transaldolase has protein sequence MSQSLLAQLRKMTTVVADTGDIQAIEKVRPQDATTNPSLITAAAGMPAYQKIVDDTLLDAKKQLGDSAPSDKVAKLAFENLAVAFGKQILAIIPGRVSTEVDARLSYDTEATIKQAHAIIEKYQKQGIGRERVLIKIASTWEGIRAAEQLEKEGIHCNLTLLFGMHQAVACAEAGVTLISPFVGRILDWYKKDTGKDYVGADDPGVQSVTRIYNYFKKFGYKTVVMGASFRNTGEIIELAGCDLLTISPKLLEELDAKEAELPRKLDAEKAKGMEIERITVDKATFDKMHAEDRMAHDKLKEGIEGFSEALENLEKLLAKRLEELSAEPVGAK, from the coding sequence ATGTCTCAGTCTCTGCTCGCTCAGCTCCGTAAAATGACGACCGTAGTCGCCGACACGGGCGATATCCAGGCGATTGAAAAGGTTCGCCCGCAGGATGCGACGACCAACCCTTCGCTGATCACCGCCGCCGCCGGCATGCCGGCCTACCAGAAGATTGTGGACGACACGCTGCTCGACGCCAAGAAGCAGCTTGGCGACAGCGCCCCGTCTGACAAGGTGGCCAAGCTGGCCTTTGAGAATCTGGCCGTCGCCTTTGGCAAGCAGATTCTGGCCATCATCCCCGGCCGCGTCTCGACGGAAGTGGATGCGCGCCTGTCCTACGACACCGAAGCCACCATCAAGCAGGCCCACGCCATCATTGAGAAGTATCAGAAGCAGGGCATTGGCCGCGAGCGCGTGCTCATCAAGATTGCCTCCACCTGGGAGGGCATTCGCGCCGCCGAGCAGTTGGAGAAGGAAGGCATTCACTGCAACCTGACGCTGCTCTTTGGCATGCATCAGGCCGTGGCCTGCGCTGAGGCTGGCGTCACGCTCATCTCGCCCTTCGTGGGCCGCATTCTTGACTGGTACAAGAAAGACACCGGCAAGGACTACGTGGGCGCGGACGACCCCGGCGTGCAGTCCGTGACCCGCATCTACAACTATTTCAAAAAGTTCGGCTACAAGACCGTGGTCATGGGCGCGAGCTTCCGCAACACCGGCGAAATCATCGAGCTGGCCGGCTGCGACCTGCTCACCATCTCGCCCAAGCTGCTTGAGGAGCTGGACGCCAAGGAAGCCGAACTGCCCCGCAAGCTCGACGCCGAAAAGGCGAAGGGCATGGAGATCGAGCGCATCACGGTCGACAAGGCCACCTTCGACAAGATGCACGCCGAAGACCGCATGGCCCACGACAAGCTGAAGGAAGGCATCGAAGGCTTCTCCGAAGCTCTCGAAAACCTCGAAAAGCTGCTCGCCAAGCGCCTCGAAGAACTGAGCGCCGAGCCCGTAGGCGCGAAGTAG
- a CDS encoding LpxI family protein, with the protein MSKLGLIAGNGRFPFLLLEAARASGLEVVVAAIKEETDPEMNDRAAADPGLRVYWLSLGELSKLIDTFHKEGVTRAVMAGQVRHKQIFSSIRPDWRLAKLLMSLRTRNTDMLLGAVAKVLGDEGIELISSTTYLEPMLVEPGVLTERAPEEDEQRDIAYGREVAKGIAGYDLGQTVVVAAQACVAVEAMEGTDATIERAGALMRTLDDEASTLSHRLTVVKVAKPKQDMRFDVPVIGLRTIETMIAAGATCLAIEAKRTLIFDRDGVLARANAARIAIIAAE; encoded by the coding sequence ATGAGCAAACTGGGCCTCATCGCCGGCAACGGGCGCTTTCCGTTTCTGCTGCTGGAGGCCGCGCGCGCCAGCGGCCTCGAAGTCGTCGTGGCCGCCATCAAAGAAGAGACCGACCCGGAGATGAACGACCGCGCCGCCGCCGACCCCGGCCTGCGCGTCTACTGGCTCTCGCTGGGCGAGCTGTCCAAGCTGATCGATACCTTTCACAAAGAGGGCGTCACCCGCGCCGTCATGGCCGGGCAGGTGCGCCATAAGCAGATCTTCTCCAGCATTCGCCCTGACTGGCGTCTCGCCAAGCTGCTCATGAGCCTGCGCACGCGCAATACAGACATGCTGCTGGGCGCGGTCGCGAAGGTTCTCGGCGACGAAGGCATCGAGCTCATCTCTTCGACGACTTACCTGGAACCAATGTTGGTTGAGCCGGGCGTGCTGACCGAGCGCGCGCCCGAGGAAGACGAGCAGCGTGACATCGCCTACGGCCGCGAAGTCGCCAAAGGCATCGCCGGATACGATCTCGGCCAGACCGTCGTCGTTGCCGCGCAGGCCTGCGTCGCGGTCGAAGCCATGGAAGGCACCGATGCCACCATCGAACGCGCCGGTGCGCTTATGCGCACGCTTGACGATGAAGCCTCCACGCTCTCGCACCGCCTCACCGTCGTGAAAGTGGCGAAGCCGAAACAGGACATGCGCTTTGACGTGCCCGTGATCGGCCTGCGCACCATCGAGACGATGATCGCTGCCGGAGCCACCTGTTTGGCCATAGAGGCAAAACGCACCCTCATTTTTGACAGGGATGGAGTACTCGCCCGCGCCAACGCTGCGCGCATTGCGATCATCGCCGCCGAATAA
- a CDS encoding fibronectin type III domain-containing protein, with protein MTTAGAKSAAAGKRALSAAALLLAGLLTGCALEAAPSPPSLKIPTPVKDLTATRAGAAVTLHWTMPKRTTDKALLKGPQPVVVCRAVLPIAADAACQPIATLHFAPGQAASWTHTLPPALLAGTPRLLAYSVELYSPWKKTAGLSNAANVVAGAPPPPVGPLRLTTRKDGIVMHWQPASAEPHMVMRIHRTLVAPPHAKQPHASAGNMAGEGPAPEQVLEISLSRRDPGQAIDRDAALNHTYTYVLQRVLELKVNGAAAELPGAPSQPVTVNAKNLFAPAVPRDLEAVADAAARAIDLSWQPSPESDVTGYAVYRRIAGSGGAWQRISPAKPLLAAPAWHDAEAEPGVTYEYAVTAISSNGLASPRSAPVSEALPAQ; from the coding sequence ATGACCACGGCAGGGGCAAAATCCGCAGCAGCAGGCAAGCGTGCGCTCAGCGCCGCCGCCCTGCTGCTGGCCGGCCTGCTCACCGGTTGCGCGCTGGAAGCCGCTCCGTCGCCGCCCAGCCTCAAAATTCCCACTCCCGTCAAAGACCTCACCGCCACGCGCGCCGGCGCCGCCGTCACCCTGCATTGGACCATGCCCAAACGCACCACCGACAAGGCGCTGCTCAAAGGGCCGCAGCCCGTCGTGGTCTGCCGGGCCGTGCTTCCGATTGCTGCAGATGCCGCTTGCCAGCCTATTGCCACGCTGCATTTCGCACCCGGCCAGGCCGCAAGTTGGACCCACACGCTGCCGCCCGCCTTGCTCGCGGGCACGCCGCGGTTGCTGGCCTACTCCGTCGAGCTGTACAGCCCGTGGAAGAAGACCGCCGGGCTATCGAACGCCGCCAATGTGGTCGCCGGAGCGCCCCCGCCACCCGTCGGCCCGCTGCGCCTCACCACCCGCAAAGACGGCATCGTCATGCACTGGCAGCCGGCCTCGGCCGAGCCGCACATGGTCATGCGCATTCACCGCACGCTGGTCGCGCCGCCGCATGCGAAGCAGCCCCATGCCTCAGCCGGAAACATGGCCGGGGAGGGCCCCGCGCCCGAGCAGGTGCTGGAGATCAGCCTCAGCCGCCGCGACCCCGGCCAGGCCATTGACCGCGACGCCGCGCTCAACCACACCTACACCTATGTGCTGCAGCGCGTGCTTGAGCTCAAAGTGAACGGAGCCGCCGCCGAGCTGCCCGGCGCGCCTAGCCAGCCCGTCACCGTGAACGCAAAAAACCTCTTCGCGCCCGCCGTGCCACGCGACCTTGAGGCCGTGGCCGACGCTGCCGCGCGGGCCATTGATCTCTCCTGGCAGCCCAGCCCCGAGAGCGACGTGACCGGCTACGCCGTCTATCGCCGCATCGCCGGTTCGGGCGGCGCATGGCAGCGCATCTCGCCCGCGAAGCCGCTGCTGGCCGCGCCCGCCTGGCATGACGCCGAGGCCGAGCCAGGCGTCACTTATGAATACGCCGTCACCGCCATCAGCAGCAATGGACTCGCCAGCCCGCGTTCAGCCCCGGTGAGCGAAGCTCTGCCCGCTCAGTAG
- a CDS encoding helix-turn-helix domain-containing protein, translating into MATEEKEGIPSVEIDPASAEAFISEKRIGERIKRLRLKKSMGLVELGRHTGLSASFLSQLETGRVVPTLRNLARIAMVFSKDLSYFFETEPHTLFRVHKKKERVRLPQTGVDDPTYFFESLGYMVPDRMLDPYYAEFVPLKKGTEVRAHVHPGFEFLYVISGELEIKHGEKLHVLEGGDGVYFDASTPHAYQCAGKTPAAVVIVTMHQQAAHTAAGLRSMSASLSSRPSAATPGSARPATALGSERGGAAGLSPLRTPRA; encoded by the coding sequence ATGGCTACCGAGGAGAAGGAAGGCATCCCGAGTGTGGAGATTGATCCGGCGAGCGCCGAGGCGTTCATTTCGGAAAAGAGAATCGGCGAGCGCATCAAGCGGCTGCGCCTGAAGAAGTCGATGGGATTGGTGGAACTGGGCCGTCATACGGGGCTTTCTGCCAGCTTCCTTTCTCAGCTTGAGACGGGCCGCGTGGTGCCCACCCTGCGCAACCTGGCGCGCATTGCCATGGTCTTCAGCAAGGATCTCTCTTATTTCTTTGAAACGGAACCGCACACGCTCTTCCGTGTTCATAAGAAGAAAGAGCGCGTTCGCCTGCCGCAGACCGGCGTCGATGACCCGACCTATTTCTTCGAGAGCCTCGGCTACATGGTTCCCGATCGCATGCTTGACCCCTACTATGCCGAGTTTGTGCCGCTGAAGAAAGGCACCGAAGTGCGGGCGCACGTGCATCCGGGGTTTGAATTTCTTTACGTGATCAGCGGCGAGCTGGAGATCAAGCATGGCGAGAAGCTCCACGTGCTGGAGGGCGGCGACGGTGTGTACTTTGATGCCAGCACGCCGCATGCCTACCAGTGCGCGGGCAAAACGCCAGCCGCAGTGGTGATTGTGACCATGCACCAGCAGGCCGCCCATACCGCCGCCGGATTGCGCAGCATGAGCGCCTCGCTGAGCTCGCGTCCCTCGGCGGCAACACCGGGCAGCGCACGGCCGGCGACAGCTTTGGGCAGTGAGCGCGGCGGCGCGGCAGGGCTTTCGCCGCTTCGCACGCCCCGGGCCTGA
- a CDS encoding DUF3800 domain-containing protein has product MFTAFIDESFDDKNLGRFAVAAVFGNGWSALRGETLWRELLCKHKLRSFKASKLQGKPEVRAEFAMAIADSGLIASGLITDQTVVREHLNGSSLHKQYKENPYMLMYQTIFVRIAMDLRRAGATDSVSFVCDENGRYRDILTRSYPELKSRNPNAAEYMGSCTTADDESYVQLQMADLIAWELRRAGTSIGDLGEEASAPLQILLDRKTLWFCGHLDEERVRTIREIVDKSVSEGV; this is encoded by the coding sequence ATGTTCACTGCATTTATCGATGAGAGCTTTGACGATAAGAACCTAGGTCGCTTCGCAGTAGCCGCCGTGTTTGGGAATGGCTGGTCAGCGCTCAGGGGAGAGACGCTCTGGCGCGAATTGCTTTGTAAGCACAAGTTGCGATCCTTCAAGGCTTCCAAGCTACAGGGGAAGCCTGAAGTACGAGCGGAGTTTGCAATGGCAATTGCTGATTCCGGACTGATCGCAAGCGGGCTTATCACGGATCAAACGGTCGTGAGGGAACACCTAAACGGCTCGAGCCTTCACAAGCAATATAAAGAGAACCCTTACATGCTCATGTACCAGACGATCTTTGTCAGAATCGCGATGGACCTGCGACGCGCAGGTGCTACTGATTCTGTATCTTTCGTCTGCGACGAGAATGGCCGATATCGTGACATCCTTACGCGGTCATATCCAGAATTGAAGTCTCGAAATCCGAACGCTGCTGAATATATGGGATCATGTACCACTGCAGATGACGAGAGCTATGTGCAGCTGCAGATGGCTGATCTAATCGCATGGGAGTTACGCCGCGCTGGAACTTCAATAGGCGACTTAGGCGAAGAAGCTTCCGCGCCGCTTCAGATCCTCCTCGACAGGAAGACCTTATGGTTCTGCGGACACCTGGATGAAGAACGCGTTCGAACAATACGCGAGATTGTAGACAAGAGTGTGTCTGAAGGAGTCTAG
- a CDS encoding peroxiredoxin, which produces MSRFWIIVLVAVVVTLGGLALRSFAAKVPGMPRVGQMAPGFTLPNQEGQPVSLDSQRGKWVVLYFYPKDMTPGCSIEAHNFQRDIEKYHAANALILGVSLDTVKSHKKFCTKDGLGFTLLSDHQAQVSKDYGVLGNYMGFKIDHRVTFLINPEGRVVKVWPKVSPSGHSEEVLAELAAQQKA; this is translated from the coding sequence ATGAGCAGATTCTGGATCATCGTACTCGTGGCCGTCGTGGTGACGTTGGGCGGCCTGGCGTTGCGCAGCTTCGCAGCGAAAGTCCCAGGCATGCCGCGGGTGGGCCAGATGGCTCCCGGCTTCACGCTGCCCAATCAGGAGGGCCAGCCGGTCAGCCTCGACAGCCAGCGCGGCAAATGGGTGGTGCTCTACTTCTACCCCAAGGACATGACGCCCGGCTGCAGCATCGAAGCCCACAACTTTCAGCGCGACATCGAGAAGTATCACGCCGCCAATGCCCTCATTCTGGGCGTGAGCCTCGACACCGTGAAGAGCCACAAAAAGTTCTGCACCAAAGATGGACTCGGCTTCACCCTGTTGAGCGATCACCAGGCGCAGGTTTCAAAAGACTACGGCGTGCTCGGCAATTACATGGGCTTCAAGATCGATCATCGCGTGACGTTCCTCATCAATCCAGAAGGCCGCGTCGTGAAGGTGTGGCCCAAAGTCAGCCCCAGCGGCCACAGCGAAGAGGTGCTCGCGGAGCTGGCAGCGCAGCAGAAGGCCTGA
- a CDS encoding LysM peptidoglycan-binding domain-containing protein: MAVSRILLTGALSGAILLTLTGCPSQQAANTVPRGAVAPATAAPASPDDTAAAATAESTPSDRDQRIIAGVEDQYHSGLDAYQQGNLDTARQHFNRAVDQLLTCGVNLKTDAALRAEFDRIVDSVDTLEMDALKQGNGLTESEPSPVDVANNVTFPVNAKLEAQAAAEIKTTQSDLPLVMNDYVASYINFFENTKRGHDTIVASLERGGRYKGMIEGVLKKAGLPQDLYYQAVAESGFNPTAMNRSSGAGGMWQFMPYGNYGLLHNAWVDQRFDPVLATEAYCRLIKADYDQLGDWYLAMAAYDWGAGNVQRAVERTGYADFWQLYKLNNLPAETKNYVPIILAVTFMAKHPGQYGLNDLSLDPPLTYDTVETHTEINLHLVADITGASVDQLEALNPSLLRGATPPDEAFTLRIPSGTKSSFEQDIALIPPDDRRDWRFHQVQPTDTLASIAHEYHVSEDELASVNQIDAPTDLAQRDAVVIPVARPSQPSLLRTLVYRVRRGDTLVSIADRYGVSVLSLRRWNHLRSSFLRAGQLLHVSTPVRAEMRNTTYARGGTEYHRIGRGETLGGIADHYHVSIEDLRRWNHLHGNEIAAGHSLRVSPPHEHATLADPPAHHSARASHEAAHAAHAAASHPRYYRVRRGDTIGGIAARFHVSITDLRHWNHLRGNEIRAGHSLRVSALR; encoded by the coding sequence ATGGCTGTATCCAGAATCCTGCTCACCGGAGCCCTTTCGGGGGCTATTTTGCTCACACTCACGGGTTGTCCCTCACAGCAGGCGGCCAACACCGTGCCGCGCGGGGCGGTGGCCCCGGCGACGGCGGCGCCCGCCTCGCCTGATGACACTGCGGCGGCCGCCACGGCGGAAAGCACGCCGAGCGATCGCGACCAGCGCATCATTGCAGGCGTGGAGGACCAGTACCACAGCGGCCTTGATGCCTACCAGCAGGGCAACCTCGACACCGCGCGGCAGCACTTTAACCGTGCCGTGGATCAGTTGCTGACCTGTGGCGTCAATCTCAAGACCGATGCTGCTCTGCGCGCCGAGTTTGACCGCATTGTCGATTCCGTGGACACGCTCGAAATGGATGCGCTCAAGCAAGGCAACGGGCTCACCGAATCAGAGCCCTCGCCGGTAGATGTGGCCAACAACGTCACGTTTCCTGTAAACGCGAAGCTCGAAGCCCAGGCCGCGGCCGAGATCAAGACCACGCAGTCTGACCTGCCGCTGGTGATGAACGATTATGTCGCCAGCTACATCAACTTTTTTGAAAACACGAAGCGCGGACATGACACCATCGTGGCCTCGCTCGAACGCGGCGGCCGCTACAAGGGGATGATCGAAGGCGTCTTGAAGAAGGCCGGCCTGCCGCAGGATCTTTATTATCAGGCGGTCGCGGAATCGGGCTTCAATCCAACTGCGATGAATCGCTCGTCGGGCGCGGGCGGCATGTGGCAGTTCATGCCTTACGGCAATTATGGCCTGCTGCATAACGCGTGGGTGGATCAGCGCTTTGATCCGGTGCTTGCTACCGAAGCCTACTGCCGGCTCATCAAGGCGGACTATGACCAGTTGGGTGATTGGTACCTGGCCATGGCCGCCTACGACTGGGGCGCGGGCAATGTGCAACGCGCGGTCGAGCGTACCGGCTATGCCGACTTCTGGCAGCTCTACAAGCTCAACAATCTGCCGGCGGAAACGAAGAACTACGTTCCGATTATTCTGGCCGTCACCTTCATGGCCAAGCACCCGGGCCAGTATGGGCTCAACGACCTGAGCCTTGATCCTCCACTGACGTATGACACGGTGGAGACGCACACGGAGATCAACCTGCATCTCGTCGCCGACATCACGGGCGCCTCAGTGGATCAACTGGAGGCACTCAACCCAAGCCTGCTGCGCGGCGCGACTCCGCCGGATGAGGCCTTTACTCTGCGCATTCCTTCGGGCACCAAGAGCAGCTTTGAGCAGGACATTGCGCTCATTCCGCCCGACGACCGGCGAGACTGGCGCTTTCATCAGGTGCAGCCCACGGACACACTGGCGTCCATCGCGCACGAGTATCACGTCTCAGAGGATGAGCTGGCGTCGGTCAACCAGATTGATGCACCCACTGATCTGGCGCAGCGCGACGCGGTCGTGATTCCGGTGGCGCGGCCCTCCCAGCCGAGCCTGCTTCGCACGCTGGTCTACCGCGTGCGGCGCGGCGATACGCTGGTCTCGATTGCGGATCGCTATGGCGTCTCTGTTCTCAGTCTGCGGCGCTGGAACCATCTGCGCAGCAGTTTTTTGCGTGCGGGCCAGCTTCTGCATGTTTCCACGCCGGTGCGGGCTGAGATGCGCAACACCACCTATGCGCGCGGAGGCACGGAGTACCATCGCATCGGCCGGGGAGAAACGCTGGGCGGCATTGCGGACCACTACCACGTTTCGATTGAAGACCTGCGCCGCTGGAATCATCTGCACGGCAACGAAATTGCGGCCGGACATTCTCTGCGTGTCTCGCCTCCGCATGAGCACGCGACACTGGCCGATCCGCCGGCGCACCACAGCGCGCGCGCGTCTCATGAAGCCGCGCACGCTGCGCATGCCGCTGCGTCACACCCACGCTATTACCGCGTGCGGCGCGGCGACACCATTGGCGGCATTGCCGCGCGCTTTCATGTTTCGATCACTGACCTGCGCCACTGGAATCATCTGCGCGGAAATGAGATTCGCGCCGGACACTCGCTGCGCGTCTCTGCTTTGAGATAA
- the fabZ gene encoding 3-hydroxyacyl-ACP dehydratase FabZ, protein MDTPNPILDGKQTLDIREIMSILPHRYPFLLIDRVVEIERKKRIVAIKNVTMNEPFFQGHFPGMPVMPGVMVIEAIAQAGGTLLMPEVPDRDKLLIMFTSIERAKFRRPVVPGDQLRIEIDVLNWKPRRAKMEGRALVDGKLACEATVMCQLVPRPDAQATEAAPAAESGAESAPAQEAISTVSAE, encoded by the coding sequence ATGGATACTCCGAACCCCATTCTGGACGGCAAGCAGACCCTGGACATCCGGGAGATCATGTCGATCCTGCCGCATCGTTATCCGTTTCTGCTGATTGACCGCGTCGTCGAAATCGAGCGCAAGAAGCGGATTGTCGCCATCAAGAACGTCACCATGAATGAGCCCTTCTTTCAGGGCCATTTCCCCGGCATGCCGGTCATGCCCGGCGTCATGGTCATTGAGGCCATCGCCCAGGCCGGCGGCACGCTGCTCATGCCCGAGGTGCCCGATCGCGACAAGCTGCTCATCATGTTCACCAGCATCGAGCGCGCCAAGTTCCGCCGCCCGGTCGTGCCCGGTGACCAGCTCCGCATTGAGATCGACGTGCTCAACTGGAAGCCTCGCCGCGCCAAGATGGAAGGCCGCGCCCTGGTGGACGGCAAGCTCGCCTGCGAAGCCACGGTGATGTGCCAGCTCGTGCCCCGGCCCGACGCACAAGCCACCGAAGCCGCTCCGGCCGCTGAGTCCGGCGCTGAATCCGCTCCCGCGCAGGAAGCCATCTCCACAGTGAGCGCCGAGTGA
- a CDS encoding TIGR01777 family oxidoreductase encodes MKPQVLLSGASGLIGTALREILAQEGYGCKQLVRRPARTSEELEWNPQSGKTPDCNRLSGTEIAIHLSGANISSTRWTDARKRVLVQSRVEPVRALAAALCQTEPRPKVLVCASAIGIYGERGDEVVDENSAPGQGFLPETCLAWEAAAAEAAACGIRVVSARFGIVLSPRGGALAKMLPLFRLGLGGPLGNGREWMSWISLEDTARALIFLGQRAIDDPSAPLVEAVNVVAPNPVRNADFTRQLGHVLHRPAILPAPAFALRLVFGEMADQALLASTRVAPTRLQQNGFEFHHPALAEALRHELQ; translated from the coding sequence ATGAAACCGCAAGTGCTTTTGAGTGGTGCCTCCGGCCTGATTGGAACTGCTTTGCGCGAGATTCTGGCCCAGGAAGGGTATGGCTGCAAGCAACTGGTGCGGCGTCCGGCGCGCACTTCAGAAGAGTTGGAATGGAACCCCCAGTCTGGAAAGACGCCTGATTGTAACCGCCTGAGTGGAACAGAGATAGCCATTCATCTCTCCGGCGCCAACATCTCTTCCACGCGATGGACAGACGCCCGAAAGCGCGTTCTGGTCCAGAGCCGCGTCGAGCCCGTGCGTGCCCTGGCCGCCGCGCTTTGCCAGACCGAGCCCCGGCCCAAAGTGCTGGTGTGCGCCTCCGCTATCGGCATCTATGGCGAGCGCGGCGATGAGGTGGTCGATGAAAACTCCGCTCCGGGCCAGGGATTTCTGCCCGAAACCTGCCTCGCCTGGGAGGCGGCCGCCGCTGAGGCCGCTGCTTGCGGCATTCGCGTGGTCTCGGCGCGCTTCGGCATTGTGCTCTCGCCCAGAGGCGGAGCGCTGGCCAAAATGCTGCCGCTCTTTCGCCTGGGCCTCGGCGGCCCGCTCGGCAATGGCCGCGAATGGATGAGCTGGATCAGCCTCGAAGACACCGCCCGCGCCCTCATCTTCCTGGGCCAGCGCGCCATCGACGACCCCTCCGCTCCGCTCGTGGAAGCCGTCAATGTGGTCGCCCCCAACCCGGTGCGCAACGCCGATTTCACCCGCCAGTTGGGCCATGTGCTCCACCGTCCGGCGATTCTTCCGGCTCCGGCCTTTGCCCTGCGGCTGGTCTTTGGCGAAATGGCCGATCAGGCGCTGCTTGCCTCCACGCGCGTCGCCCCCACCCGCTTGCAGCAAAACGGCTTCGAGTTTCACCACCCCGCGCTGGCTGAGGCGCTGCGCCACGAACTCCAATAG
- a CDS encoding fumarylacetoacetate hydrolase family protein, producing MQYCRFLSVVGPQYGAVIPRDGELWIEHLLPAFEEDPTAQPNAASFLPMPLAHARLLAPVAPPKIVCIGRNYRDHAAELGNDVPKEPLLFLKAPSSVIGPGEAIQIPPQSKRVDFEGELAIVIGHRASKIGPDEDVRSYIRGYTIVNDVTARDLQKSDGQWSRAKGFDTFCPAGPIVTSDIDPVAGPGLSVTTTLNGETKQHGHTRDLIFPIPELLRYITAAMTLVPGDVIPTGTPAGVAPMQAGDMVQVTVEGIGSLKNPVA from the coding sequence ATGCAATACTGCCGTTTTCTTTCTGTCGTTGGACCCCAGTACGGAGCCGTCATCCCACGCGACGGCGAGCTCTGGATCGAGCATCTGCTGCCTGCCTTTGAAGAGGACCCCACCGCGCAGCCCAACGCCGCCTCGTTTTTACCCATGCCGCTGGCCCACGCCCGGCTGCTTGCGCCTGTGGCGCCGCCCAAAATCGTTTGCATCGGGCGCAACTACCGCGACCACGCCGCCGAGCTGGGCAATGACGTGCCCAAAGAGCCGCTGCTCTTTTTGAAGGCGCCTTCCTCGGTCATCGGCCCCGGTGAGGCCATTCAGATTCCGCCCCAATCCAAACGCGTCGATTTTGAGGGTGAGTTGGCCATCGTGATCGGCCACCGAGCCAGCAAAATCGGCCCCGACGAGGACGTGCGCAGCTACATTCGCGGCTACACCATCGTCAACGACGTCACCGCGCGCGACCTGCAAAAGTCTGACGGACAGTGGTCGCGGGCCAAGGGCTTTGACACCTTCTGCCCGGCCGGCCCCATCGTGACCAGCGACATTGACCCCGTCGCCGGCCCCGGCCTCAGCGTCACCACCACCCTCAATGGCGAAACGAAGCAGCACGGCCACACCCGCGACCTCATCTTTCCCATTCCCGAGCTGCTGCGCTACATCACCGCCGCCATGACGCTCGTGCCCGGCGATGTCATTCCCACCGGCACGCCCGCCGGGGTCGCGCCCATGCAAGCCGGTGATATGGTGCAGGTTACGGTCGAGGGCATTGGATCGCTCAAAAATCCGGTCGCCTGA
- the lpxA gene encoding acyl-ACP--UDP-N-acetylglucosamine O-acyltransferase yields the protein MSIHPTAIVAEGAVVPASCTVGPYCTIGPNVVLGEDCELASHVVLDGHLTAGARNKFYSFACVGIAPQDLKYKGEPTAVVLGDDNTIREYVTISRGTPGGGGATRVGSGCLIMAYTHIGHDSVIGNGCILANAATLAGHVIVEDYATVGALCPVHQFCRIGRYAYIGGGTTITQDVLPFSLTSAKRETHAYGLNKVGLERRGFDRPRLRAIQHAYRLLLAAKMNTTQAIAKLREEGIATEDVAYLVEFIEQSERGVLK from the coding sequence GTGAGCATTCATCCCACGGCCATCGTGGCCGAAGGCGCGGTGGTTCCCGCCTCCTGCACGGTCGGGCCTTACTGCACCATCGGCCCCAATGTCGTGCTGGGCGAGGACTGCGAGCTGGCCTCACATGTAGTGCTCGACGGCCACCTCACGGCGGGCGCGCGCAACAAGTTCTACAGCTTCGCCTGTGTCGGCATCGCCCCGCAGGACCTCAAGTACAAGGGCGAGCCCACCGCCGTCGTGCTCGGCGATGACAACACCATTCGCGAGTACGTCACCATCTCGCGCGGTACTCCCGGCGGCGGCGGCGCCACGCGCGTCGGCTCGGGATGCCTCATCATGGCCTACACGCACATCGGCCATGACAGCGTGATTGGCAACGGATGCATTCTGGCCAACGCCGCCACGCTGGCCGGCCACGTCATCGTAGAGGACTACGCCACCGTCGGCGCGCTCTGCCCCGTGCATCAGTTCTGCCGCATCGGGCGCTACGCCTACATTGGCGGCGGCACCACCATCACGCAGGACGTGCTGCCCTTTTCCCTGACCTCAGCCAAACGCGAAACGCACGCCTACGGCCTCAACAAGGTGGGCCTTGAGCGGCGCGGCTTTGACCGCCCCCGGCTGCGCGCCATTCAGCACGCCTACCGCCTGCTGCTCGCCGCCAAAATGAACACCACGCAGGCCATCGCCAAACTGCGCGAAGAGGGCATCGCCACCGAAGACGTCGCCTACCTCGTCGAGTTCATCGAGCAGTCCGAGCGCGGCGTGCTCAAATAG